In Miscanthus floridulus cultivar M001 chromosome 8, ASM1932011v1, whole genome shotgun sequence, the sequence AAGTGCCATCTTGAAAGAGAAACATCAATGGAGGTTTCAAACTGGTAAACCCTGAAACAACACAAGAAAATGTTTTTAGCCACACATAAAGGAAGACTATTTGGCTGAAAAAAGATGTAAGCAAAATGTCTCTAGTCCTTACTGAGTTACCCCCTAGTTACTAGGTCTTTTATATAATGACAGAACTTTGGCAAAAATGATAAGATCTGAGGTCCAATATAATGGCTAAATTTAGCAAGCTTTCCAAAAGCAAGAGTATCATGCTTCAACTATTATTAAAACATAGGACAATAGGCATCTTCATACATAATATCACACTTGAGCAAAACGATAAGGTAACACATCAATAACTTGCATATGGGAGGGGGGGACGAAAACTCATAAATCAGTCAAGTAGCACAACTCTTCCCAGCGGGAAAAAAGGTATTTATTGATTTCTTTATGTAGCTCAGAAGACAATGCATTACATGAACCAGTGACAATCAAGCAGGGGATTCATGAGGCATAGCATATCACAACAAACCAAAGAGCTTCTACATCCAGAATGCAATAGGACCAAAGTGATCTCTATGCCTAGACACTATAAAGGAGCGTGTGGACTGGTGGTGATCTGTGGTTTGAAGCTCTCCCTTTTGATTGTACTTGAGGCCAAATATGGTCAAATGGAGAATATAACCATCACAGTCTCCCAAGGCTCGACCCTCCTCCACTTCCTCACGTCTCACACATTGGACAAGGCAGAATCTGTTTGTGCCCATAGAGGTGAGAGAGGCCCACATGTACCTCTGCCGGTCCTTGAAGAATAACTTCTCCTTTGTCATCTGCCAATCCGGAGCAGAGTTGAGGCACTCGGGGGAGACAACTTTGCAGGAACAAATGTAGCCATCCCAGCAAAGGCCAACCCACGAGTTGGTCTCGCTGTCAAAGTGAGCTTGGGCAACGAATGGCAACGCCCACTCGCCATGCCACCTCCAAGCAGAATCCTTGGTGTTGAATGAGTAGGTGCCCATGCGGCCATTATTCGCCGAGGTCATGAAGATGGTGCATCCGTCCGGGTGCAGCGCATAAGAGTTAACGCGGCTGCAAAATGTTGAAGGCGGCGGTGGCAGAGTCTTCCAAGACCAGCCCTCCGTGGGATGCTCCCAAGACATGGCTTCGAACAAGTGCTGGCCGGCGGAGAAGCGATACGTCAAGGCGTAGATCACCTCACCAACGGCCACAGTGATACCGAAGCCACATAGCATTTTAGGAGGGGCATGAGCGCCGATGGCCAAGACGGCCGTCTCGGAGTCGTAGACGAGGCCGCAGCGCTGGGTCATGAAGGCGAAGATATTGGTTTCTTCGCTAATTTCTGTTAATGGAAGAAAAGACTAGAACATGCAACCATGCTTCATAGTGAATATAAGAAATTTCTAAAAGGCTTTGGTGACTACAAGACTAGATTGTTGCCATCCAAAAGGGTAAGATTATGAGAAAGTCTACAACAATATAGAAGGTagatatttagctcactatgatATAGGGTGAAGTGTGGAATGATCTTGAATTAGAATATTTTGTATGGATTGATTTGGATGGTTGCCACTTAGCACCAATCCAATGGTCATGTATCAATATAAATAAAAGCTAAATGCATAATAGTCATTTGTTGTTTAGTGTGAACTTTAACTATTAGGTACTAGAGACAGGCTTTAACAAGCACAAACCGGGGCAAGACGTGTCAAGAAATGAAATGGATTTCAAGTGAAAAAATaaatatgtgatgaatttgaaattttgaatagATCCTAAGATTGTGCATTTGTGTATAGATTTTGAGAAAAAATAAAAGACCCCATAAAAAATGGatcataagaaaaaacaaaggaCACCATCAATTTAAATAGAGAAGTCTTTTATAGTAGACAGATAGATAAAATACGGGAGATTGACTAGATGTCATTGGTGCCTAAGTATAAGCGAAGAAACACAGTGAGTGCCTCAGAGTACGAATAGACATCACACGAGCCGCTGTGTAAAACAAGCAATCAACGCCGATTACGTTCAGCACCCACACCCACACCCCTGAGGTAGCGTAGGGAGTCATCTGGTTGGCCATGGAGCTCGGGAAAGTGACCATATGGTTGGCTATGGAATCAGCACgcacagcccctacctggcgcgccattgtcgacgaaatctggtcAACAATCATCTTTGAGGACGACTTCCTTGGACTCGTGGCCCGATTTCAGCGCAACCTC encodes:
- the LOC136470942 gene encoding uncharacterized protein, with amino-acid sequence MTQRCGLVYDSETAVLAIGAHAPPKMLCGFGITVAVGEVIYALTYRFSAGQHLFEAMSWEHPTEGWSWKTLPPPPSTFCSRVNSYALHPDGCTIFMTSANNGRMGTYSFNTKDSAWRWHGEWALPFVAQAHFDSETNSWVGLCWDGYICSCKVVSPECLNSAPDWQMTKEKLFFKDRQRVYQFETSIDVSLSRWHL